One window of Thermocoleostomius sinensis A174 genomic DNA carries:
- a CDS encoding YjzC family protein, producing MPEELKRPGEIAQRSGQYEITGSRGGGTGEERTVTKGEPLPPTPQAGQRYRLVDPTKHKGSK from the coding sequence ATGCCTGAAGAACTGAAGCGTCCTGGCGAAATTGCTCAACGCTCCGGGCAATACGAGATTACGGGTTCCCGTGGTGGTGGCACCGGAGAGGAAAGGACGGTCACTAAGGGTGAACCTTTGCCTCCCACTCCACAGGCAGGTCAACGTTACCGTCTCGTTGATCCAACAAAACACAAAGGCTCTAAATAG
- a CDS encoding DUF7680 family protein, translated as MQEFQLRVVPTDNNNFALELYQCAYKKAGEKKRPAAKRIGRLRGQALVQARQAVYDCLKTNGYDPKTLTSSRQTPYTLSEESGVNLALLFQTLQPLSKPERIANIAAGVRSMSNEESHYWFAKVSNGKRSQALRAIRVLLGD; from the coding sequence ATGCAGGAATTTCAGCTTCGCGTTGTTCCAACTGACAATAACAACTTTGCCCTGGAGTTGTATCAGTGTGCCTATAAGAAGGCAGGCGAGAAGAAGCGCCCTGCGGCGAAGCGGATTGGGCGACTGAGGGGGCAGGCATTAGTACAGGCACGACAGGCAGTTTATGACTGCTTAAAAACAAACGGCTATGATCCAAAAACGTTGACCAGTTCCCGACAGACCCCTTATACCCTGAGTGAGGAATCGGGGGTGAATTTGGCTTTACTGTTTCAGACCTTGCAACCACTCTCGAAGCCTGAGCGAATTGCCAATATTGCTGCTGGGGTGCGATCGATGAGCAATGAGGAATCGCACTATTGGTTTGCGAAGGTATCGAATGGCAAGCGGAGCCAAGCATTAAGAGCAATTCGGGTATTGCTAGGAGATTGA
- a CDS encoding ATP-binding protein has product MLPSIFDTCIPREEILAGELSLDLFAAKLRLVVEGSAPKVYQDPQVFFANTFPTDGLKTLISEVFGRLMGASVGSPIIRLETSFGGGKTHDEIALWHIAKHGRHIAGLERFVEHLHWIPDHPIQVAAIACQDLDPVNGVYHSETGITTYTLWGEIAYQIGGVEGYSLLRGSDEKRVSPGTVVLERLTKGQPTLIVLDEIARHLRAAKATPVGNSDLAAQVVAFLFSLMDLAAACNNLVFVYALASSSDSFGEETIEIREAIQASARQERVLSPSTDVEIYNIVKQRIFSSVNDKAAEAAAREYLGTYRASRLTLPDGCKDSHYAQVIQDSYPFHPELFSLLTKKIASIPNFQRTRGALRLFARVARFLWRDPSVWTPLIHPHCLPVGVDEEITSDLTSRLERPLMRLPIQADIYNPDGREAHAQLQDQEWLAAGKPPFSSWVSRTIFLHSINQGITAGIRRPELNLSLLIPGVEVGFMDIALERLSSVAWYLDNDPVTSIARFKEEPSINKIIAEEKEQVGRSEAKDDLRSRRDTIFADKFFKLIPAPESPGDVDDVAEPVALCLIDFDEDTVKSSTDEPPGVVERIFNNTGDSGKFRTFRNRLLFLVANRYELERAIENAREYRAVKNILNSANRLEDLSESQQKQLKDKAGSMDLSVRVSLTNAYRHLFYPSNDPVKAAKGLMHYPLPAQDVGDVKGKNNQQEVILKALKDCQKVRSEDALPFAPAYVLQKVWPSGLDSWTTKALREAFAKDLGLNILLDAEISRLRDTIRQGLQTGQWDLKVGERVFIKTDEGLPALPETIEFSERMVLYRRGILEPPKPREIELSAQVMPSTEATKPVRVRWRAQGALTVSLYQDGNLLGQAYRPSDEYEGTIAQTTVFRVVADYGNGETAQAETMAKVVVYNNGGTGGSPTVSNGSTLFAIKPEQFDLEGTPNSVFSGLGDRVHDHKVKGITALELSVSQVMDYRKLTTALPLLAKFPIQIDQTVTIQTGDQFVRLEYQGTMRGFQSFLTPTNALLSSPDVQANVMLKLVVEFPSPVEPEGQEIRAIAQTLSRNPVDRVNLIARVTY; this is encoded by the coding sequence TTGCTGCCGTCTATTTTTGATACCTGTATTCCCAGAGAAGAGATTCTGGCTGGAGAATTGTCGCTTGATCTCTTTGCCGCGAAACTCCGACTGGTTGTGGAGGGGAGTGCTCCCAAAGTTTATCAAGATCCTCAAGTCTTCTTTGCCAATACGTTCCCCACCGATGGCTTAAAAACCTTGATTTCAGAGGTGTTTGGTCGGTTGATGGGAGCATCCGTTGGTTCCCCGATCATCCGCTTGGAGACTAGCTTTGGGGGTGGGAAAACCCATGATGAAATTGCGCTGTGGCACATTGCCAAGCATGGACGGCACATTGCAGGATTAGAGCGCTTTGTCGAGCATTTGCATTGGATTCCAGACCATCCGATTCAAGTCGCGGCGATCGCCTGTCAGGATCTTGACCCCGTGAATGGAGTTTATCACTCTGAAACCGGCATCACAACTTATACGCTGTGGGGTGAGATTGCCTATCAAATTGGTGGAGTTGAGGGCTATAGCCTGTTGCGGGGATCGGACGAGAAACGGGTCAGCCCTGGCACCGTTGTATTGGAACGATTGACAAAAGGACAACCAACTCTGATTGTGCTCGATGAGATTGCTCGCCATTTACGTGCCGCAAAAGCAACCCCGGTGGGAAATAGCGACTTGGCAGCCCAGGTCGTCGCCTTTTTGTTCTCGCTGATGGATCTGGCGGCAGCTTGCAACAACCTGGTTTTTGTCTATGCCCTGGCTTCGTCCTCCGATAGTTTTGGAGAAGAAACGATCGAGATTCGAGAAGCCATTCAAGCCTCTGCTCGGCAGGAGCGTGTCCTTAGTCCGAGTACAGACGTAGAAATTTACAACATCGTCAAGCAACGAATTTTCAGCAGCGTTAACGATAAAGCAGCAGAAGCAGCGGCACGGGAATACCTGGGAACCTATCGAGCCAGTCGCCTCACGTTGCCAGATGGTTGCAAGGATAGTCATTACGCTCAGGTGATTCAGGACAGTTACCCCTTTCACCCAGAGCTATTCAGCCTGCTGACGAAGAAGATTGCATCCATCCCCAACTTCCAGCGCACGAGAGGGGCTTTGAGACTGTTTGCCAGAGTTGCCCGCTTTCTCTGGAGAGACCCATCTGTGTGGACTCCGTTGATTCATCCTCATTGTTTGCCGGTTGGAGTTGACGAGGAGATCACGAGCGACTTAACCTCTCGCTTGGAGCGTCCTTTGATGCGGTTGCCCATTCAAGCAGATATTTACAATCCAGATGGACGAGAGGCCCACGCTCAACTTCAGGATCAGGAATGGTTGGCGGCAGGCAAACCTCCTTTCTCTAGTTGGGTGAGCAGAACGATTTTCTTGCACTCGATCAACCAGGGAATTACGGCTGGGATTCGCCGTCCTGAATTGAACTTGTCCCTGCTGATACCAGGAGTTGAAGTTGGGTTTATGGATATCGCTTTGGAGCGGCTCAGTTCTGTGGCCTGGTATCTGGACAATGACCCGGTGACTTCGATCGCCCGCTTCAAGGAAGAACCTTCGATCAACAAAATTATTGCTGAAGAAAAGGAGCAAGTCGGGCGCAGTGAGGCAAAGGATGACTTGCGATCGCGCCGTGACACCATCTTTGCTGATAAGTTCTTCAAGCTCATTCCGGCTCCAGAGAGTCCAGGAGATGTGGATGATGTGGCTGAACCCGTTGCGCTTTGTCTGATTGACTTTGACGAGGATACCGTCAAGAGTTCCACCGATGAACCACCTGGAGTCGTAGAGCGCATCTTCAATAACACCGGAGATTCTGGCAAGTTTCGCACGTTTCGCAATCGGCTGCTGTTTCTGGTGGCGAATCGGTATGAGTTGGAACGGGCGATCGAGAATGCCAGGGAGTACCGCGCCGTTAAGAACATCCTCAACTCTGCCAATCGACTAGAAGACCTCTCAGAAAGCCAGCAGAAGCAGCTTAAGGATAAAGCGGGCAGCATGGATCTGAGCGTGCGAGTGTCGCTTACGAATGCTTATCGCCATTTGTTCTACCCGTCCAATGATCCGGTTAAAGCAGCAAAGGGACTGATGCACTATCCCCTTCCAGCTCAAGATGTTGGAGATGTGAAGGGCAAGAATAACCAGCAAGAAGTGATCCTGAAAGCCCTGAAGGATTGCCAGAAGGTGCGCTCGGAGGATGCCCTGCCTTTTGCTCCTGCCTATGTGCTGCAAAAGGTTTGGCCGTCTGGATTGGACTCCTGGACGACAAAGGCACTGCGGGAGGCGTTTGCCAAAGATTTGGGGTTGAATATTTTGCTGGATGCCGAAATCTCAAGACTACGAGATACGATTCGGCAGGGTTTGCAGACGGGGCAATGGGATTTGAAAGTCGGTGAGCGGGTGTTCATCAAAACGGATGAAGGCTTGCCTGCATTGCCAGAGACGATCGAATTTTCCGAGCGCATGGTGCTGTACCGTCGCGGTATTTTGGAACCTCCCAAACCGAGGGAAATTGAATTGAGTGCCCAGGTGATGCCCAGTACCGAAGCGACCAAACCTGTGCGAGTACGTTGGCGGGCACAGGGAGCACTGACCGTTAGTTTGTACCAGGATGGTAACTTGTTGGGGCAAGCTTACCGACCTTCTGATGAGTACGAAGGGACGATCGCTCAAACCACTGTGTTTCGGGTTGTGGCAGACTACGGCAATGGTGAAACCGCACAAGCAGAGACAATGGCAAAGGTTGTGGTTTATAACAACGGCGGCACGGGTGGTAGTCCAACGGTTAGCAACGGTTCCACCCTTTTCGCCATCAAGCCAGAGCAGTTTGATTTGGAAGGAACCCCGAACAGTGTGTTTAGCGGATTAGGCGATCGTGTCCACGATCACAAGGTCAAGGGGATTACGGCGTTAGAACTCTCGGTCAGTCAGGTGATGGATTACCGGAAGCTCACAACCGCCCTGCCTTTACTAGCAAAATTCCCCATCCAGATTGATCAAACCGTCACAATTCAAACCGGAGATCAGTTTGTCCGGCTGGAGTATCAGGGAACGATGCGAGGCTTTCAGAGTTTTTTGACTCCGACCAATGCTTTGTTGAGCAGTCCCGATGTGCAGGCAAATGTCATGCTGAAGCTAGTAGTGGAGTTTCCATCCCCTGTGGAGCCAGAAGGGCAGGAAATTCGAGCGATCGCTCAAACATTGAGTCGAAATCCAGTCGATCGCGTAAACTTGATAGCACGAGTAACATATTAG
- a CDS encoding IS1 family transposase (programmed frameshift), with protein MVQEPILCPACNSSDVVKHGKSQEGKQRYKCRNPQCSRSTFIRHYCYQGYLPEVKQQIVDMAVNGSGIRDTARVLKISPTTVIEELKKIPALLKQVNPTLLKQASQSKAIEVLVKRVDEVEMDEMWSFVGNKKQQRWLWHAIDHRTGEVLAYVLAPHTDAALESLMLLLMPFGIKRFYTDGWGGYTRILAENQHEIGKHYTQKIERKHLTLRTRIKRLARKTICFSKSEWMHDIVIGLFVNRYEFGLSM; from the exons ATGGTTCAAGAACCTATTTTGTGTCCTGCTTGTAATAGCTCTGATGTGGTCAAACATGGCAAATCTCAGGAGGGCAAACAACGCTACAAGTGTCGTAATCCCCAGTGCTCCCGTAGCACCTTCATTCGACACTATTGCTACCAAGGCTACCTGCCAGAGGTGAAACAACAAATTGTGGACATGGCAGTCAATGGCAGTGGTATCCGGGATACAGCTCGGGTGCTGAAAATTAGCCCGACAACGGTGATCGAGGAATTAAAAAAAATCCCGGCACT CTTGAAGCAGGTTAACCCAACATTGCTAAAACAAGCATCTCAGTCAAAGGCAATCGAAGTTTTGGTTAAGCGGGTCGATGAAGTCGAGATGGATGAAATGTGGAGCTTTGTGGGCAACAAGAAACAGCAACGCTGGTTGTGGCATGCAATTGACCATAGGACTGGAGAAGTTTTGGCTTATGTATTGGCTCCCCACACCGATGCTGCGCTGGAATCGTTAATGCTGTTGTTGATGCCCTTTGGCATTAAGCGGTTCTACACAGATGGTTGGGGTGGATACACTCGGATATTGGCGGAGAACCAGCATGAGATCGGCAAGCATTACACCCAGAAGATTGAGCGGAAACATCTAACACTACGAACTCGGATTAAACGATTAGCACGTAAAACGATATGTTTTTCGAAGTCGGAGTGGATGCACGACATTGTCATTGGATTATTCGTAAACCGTTATGAATTTGGTCTTTCTATGTAG